A region of Primulina huaijiensis isolate GDHJ02 unplaced genomic scaffold, ASM1229523v2 scaffold23605, whole genome shotgun sequence DNA encodes the following proteins:
- the LOC140967131 gene encoding ras-related protein RABA4d-like, with protein sequence MSNSYGGDFNQKIDYVFKIVLIGDSAVGKSQLLARFARNEFSLESKATIGVEFQTKTLVVDNKTVKAQIWDTAGQERYRAVTSAYYRGAVGAMLVYDMTKRQSFDHMARWLEELRGHADKNIVIMLIGNKCDLGTLRAVPTEDAQEFAERENFYFMETSALEATNVESAFMTILTEIYRIISKKSLTAADGMDYGKSTSLKGTKIVVPGQMDPNGRKGGCCRNS encoded by the exons ATGTCAAATTCATATGGTGGAGATTTTAATCAGAAGATTGATTATGTGTTTAAGAttgttttgattggggattccGCGGTGGGAAAATCTCAATTGCTGGCTAGGTTTGCGAGGAACGAATTCAGTCTGGAATCAAAGGCCACAATTGGGGTTGAATTTCAGACCAAGACCCTAGTTGTTGACAACAAGACTGTGAAGGCACAGATTTGGGACACTGCTGGTCAAGAGAG GTACCGAGCAGTAACAAGCGCTTACTACCGAGGTGCTGTTGGTGCCATGCTGGTTTACGACATGACAAAACGGCAGTCGTTTGATCACATGGCTCGATGGCTTGAGGAACTGAGAGGTCATGCCGATAAAAACATCGTGATAATGCTCATTGGCAACAAATGCGATCTGGGTACTCTTCGAGCAGTTCCAACGGAGGATGCTCAAGAGTTTGCTGAAAGAGAGAACTTTTACTTCATGGAGACATCGGCCCTTGAAGCAACCAACGTTGAAAGCGCGTTCATGACCATCTTGACTGAAATATATCGAATCATAAGCAAGAAATCACTTACTGCCGCTGATGGAATGGATTACGGGAAATCTACATCATTGAAGGGTACCAAGATAGTTGTTCCTGGTCAGATGGATCCCAATGGGAGAAAGGGTGGATGTTGCAGGAACTCttga